One Pseudonocardia abyssalis DNA segment encodes these proteins:
- a CDS encoding MarR family winged helix-turn-helix transcriptional regulator codes for MNDGARLAAAIRQIVLTVERYRLQAARTAFGVGDTEMEALSQLFVTESSTPTELARHLHLTTPSVTDLVDRLVSGGLVVRSSHPTDRRKIVVTLSATARSKMEDMFAVVTDVTLRATETLTPAERTIVIDCLASVSDAYEETIAAMTAGPGGRFAAHIASPAAVPPGPP; via the coding sequence GTGAACGACGGGGCGAGACTGGCAGCGGCCATCCGGCAGATCGTCCTGACCGTCGAGCGGTACCGCCTGCAGGCGGCCAGGACCGCGTTCGGCGTCGGGGACACCGAGATGGAAGCCCTCTCACAGCTGTTCGTCACCGAGTCGAGCACTCCGACCGAACTCGCGCGTCACCTCCACCTGACAACCCCCTCCGTGACAGACCTGGTCGACAGGCTCGTCTCGGGTGGCCTCGTGGTGCGCAGTTCGCATCCGACAGACCGGCGGAAGATCGTCGTGACGCTCAGTGCGACCGCCCGGTCGAAGATGGAGGACATGTTCGCCGTGGTCACCGACGTGACCTTGCGGGCGACCGAGACTCTGACACCTGCCGAGCGCACGATCGTGATCGACTGCCTGGCCTCCGTCTCCGACGCCTACGAGGAGACGATCGCGGCTATGACGGCCGGCCCAGGCGGCCGCTTCGCCGCGCACATCGCCTCCCCCGCCGCCGTGCCGCCCGGCCCACCCTGA
- a CDS encoding rhodanese-like domain-containing protein has product MLPEIDPQQLAQMRTAATVTVVDVREADEYRAGHVPGARSMPLGVLGARVPELPRDRPVYVVCQSGGRSAQATRMLRGVGVEAVNVRGGTAAWIQTGQPVEHGTATEATR; this is encoded by the coding sequence ATGTTGCCGGAGATCGATCCACAGCAGTTGGCCCAGATGCGTACGGCCGCCACGGTGACCGTGGTGGACGTGCGCGAGGCGGACGAGTACCGCGCGGGGCACGTGCCCGGCGCCCGGTCGATGCCACTGGGGGTCCTGGGTGCACGGGTGCCCGAGCTCCCGCGCGACCGGCCGGTGTACGTGGTCTGCCAGTCGGGCGGTCGCAGTGCCCAGGCCACGCGGATGCTGCGCGGAGTGGGTGTCGAGGCCGTGAACGTCCGCGGCGGCACCGCCGCCTGGATCCAGACCGGTCAGCCTGTCGAGCACGGCACCGCGACGGAGGCGACTCGATGA
- a CDS encoding MBL fold metallo-hydrolase has protein sequence MIEILTIETPGLGDRSYLAHDGRVALVVDPQRDIDRVLARAAEAGVVITHVFETHIHNDYVTGGLALARATGAAYLLNADDAVAFDRTGLHDGDVVTVSPEMAVRTLHTPGHTHTHLSYALLDAAGDPVAVFSGGSLLFGATGRPDLLGPDHTDTLVRAQWHSAHRLATELPGSATLHPTHGFGSFCSASATASGTAGTVGDETRTNPALTLDEEHYVHDLLAGLDAFPAYYAHMAPANSIGPDTPDLTPPATADPGELRRRIDTGEWVVDLRDGTAFAAGHVAGSVNIGLTGQFVTYLGWLIPWGTPVTLLGETPSQVADAQRELVRIGIDRLAAMATGVPADWTAAPVSFRRATFADLATERATGTGPAVLDVRRTAERADAAVHGSVHIPIHEILTRLDEVPSGTVWVHCAGGYRAGVVASLLHARGHDVVAIDDDFARAVAAGLTSTTARAAA, from the coding sequence ATGATCGAGATCCTGACGATCGAGACCCCCGGGTTGGGCGATCGCAGCTACCTGGCCCACGACGGGCGCGTCGCGCTCGTGGTCGATCCGCAGCGCGACATCGACCGGGTCCTGGCCCGTGCGGCCGAGGCCGGTGTGGTGATCACGCACGTGTTCGAGACGCACATCCACAACGACTACGTCACCGGCGGCCTCGCCCTCGCCCGGGCCACCGGCGCCGCCTACCTCCTCAACGCCGACGACGCCGTCGCCTTCGACCGCACCGGCCTGCACGACGGGGACGTCGTGACCGTCAGCCCGGAGATGGCCGTGCGGACGCTGCACACGCCGGGTCACACCCACACCCACCTGTCCTACGCGCTGCTCGACGCGGCGGGCGACCCGGTCGCGGTGTTCAGCGGCGGCTCCCTGCTGTTCGGGGCCACCGGACGCCCGGACCTCCTCGGCCCCGACCACACCGACACCCTCGTGCGCGCCCAGTGGCACTCCGCCCACCGGCTCGCGACCGAGCTGCCCGGGTCCGCGACGCTGCACCCGACGCACGGGTTCGGCAGCTTCTGCTCCGCGAGCGCGACAGCGAGTGGCACCGCGGGCACCGTCGGCGACGAGACCCGCACCAACCCCGCGCTCACCCTGGACGAGGAGCACTACGTCCACGACCTGCTCGCCGGGCTCGACGCCTTCCCCGCCTACTACGCCCACATGGCCCCGGCCAACAGCATCGGCCCCGACACCCCGGACCTCACCCCGCCCGCCACGGCCGACCCGGGCGAGCTGCGTCGACGGATCGACACCGGCGAGTGGGTCGTGGACCTGCGCGACGGCACCGCCTTCGCCGCCGGGCACGTCGCCGGCAGCGTCAACATCGGCCTCACCGGGCAGTTCGTCACCTATCTCGGCTGGCTGATCCCGTGGGGCACCCCGGTCACGCTGCTCGGCGAGACCCCGTCCCAGGTCGCCGACGCCCAGCGTGAGCTCGTCCGCATCGGCATCGACCGGCTCGCCGCGATGGCGACCGGTGTGCCCGCCGACTGGACCGCAGCCCCGGTGTCCTTCCGCCGTGCCACCTTCGCCGATCTCGCCACCGAGCGCGCCACCGGCACCGGCCCGGCCGTCCTCGACGTCCGGCGCACCGCCGAGCGCGCCGACGCCGCCGTCCACGGGTCGGTGCACATCCCGATCCACGAGATCCTCACCCGCCTCGACGAGGTCCCCTCCGGAACCGTGTGGGTGCACTGCGCCGGGGGCTACCGCGCCGGCGTCGTCGCCTCCCTGCTGCACGCCCGCGGCCACGACGTCGTCGCCATCGACGACGACTTCGCCCGGGCCGTCGCGGCCGGGCTCACCTCGACCACCGCCCGGGCTGCGGCGTGA
- a CDS encoding metal-sensitive transcriptional regulator, whose translation MKIEDDVVGSVVNRLRRAEGQLGGVIRMLQEGRDCKDVVTQLAAVSRALDKAGFAVIASGLEQCIAAGEDGKVDRAQLEKLFLSLA comes from the coding sequence ATGAAGATCGAGGACGATGTCGTCGGCAGCGTGGTCAACCGCCTGCGCCGCGCGGAGGGCCAGCTCGGCGGCGTCATCCGCATGCTGCAGGAGGGCCGCGACTGCAAGGACGTCGTCACCCAGCTCGCCGCCGTGTCCCGCGCCCTGGACAAGGCCGGGTTCGCCGTCATCGCCTCCGGGCTCGAGCAGTGCATCGCCGCGGGCGAGGACGGCAAGGTCGACCGCGCCCAGCTGGAGAAGCTCTTCCTGTCCCTCGCCTGA
- a CDS encoding DUF302 domain-containing protein: MSAHTVTLDLSHTDAIDAVTAALATQGFGVLTTIDVRATLKAKLGEDVEDYTILGACNPALAHQALSTDPEIGLLLPCNVTVRQSGGHTLVQAVDPAELLAMAGDGGPQPAELAAVATDASARLHAALDSLTG; encoded by the coding sequence ATGTCCGCGCACACCGTCACGCTCGACCTCTCCCACACCGACGCCATCGACGCCGTCACCGCGGCGCTCGCCACCCAGGGATTCGGCGTCCTGACCACCATCGACGTCCGCGCCACCCTGAAGGCCAAGCTCGGTGAGGACGTGGAGGACTACACGATCCTCGGCGCCTGCAACCCCGCACTGGCCCACCAGGCCCTGTCCACCGACCCCGAGATCGGGCTGCTGCTGCCCTGCAACGTCACCGTCCGGCAGTCCGGCGGCCACACCCTCGTGCAGGCCGTCGACCCGGCCGAACTGCTCGCCATGGCCGGCGACGGCGGCCCGCAGCCGGCCGAGCTCGCCGCCGTCGCCACGGACGCCTCAGCACGCCTGCACGCCGCACTCGATTCCCTCACCGGCTGA
- a CDS encoding SHOCT domain-containing protein yields MTGTAAMSWFWIWPTLVVIGLALLSYLAYRLPRGRGGERPAARRILDDRPARGEIDVAEHRRRAELL; encoded by the coding sequence ATGACGGGTACAGCGGCGATGAGCTGGTTCTGGATCTGGCCGACCCTCGTCGTCATCGGGCTCGCGCTGCTCAGCTACCTCGCCTACCGGCTTCCCCGAGGCCGGGGCGGCGAACGCCCAGCGGCCCGGCGCATCCTCGACGATCGCCCGGCTCGCGGCGAGATCGACGTCGCCGAGCACCGCCGCCGGGCCGAGCTCCTGTGA
- a CDS encoding multicopper oxidase domain-containing protein, with product MTPVPISRRRALILGGLGAGGLVAGTTGWIATVIADTGEFQPGTTGGELSQPPVLDSRDGRLSVELVAAVGARLAGRDTAALGFDGDSPGPTLRVRPGDELAVRLTNRLRQPTNLHTHGLRVSPQGNSDNPFLRIDEQ from the coding sequence GTGACGCCGGTACCGATCAGCCGCCGCCGCGCCCTGATCCTCGGCGGTCTCGGCGCGGGCGGGCTGGTCGCGGGGACCACCGGATGGATCGCCACGGTCATCGCAGACACCGGGGAGTTCCAGCCCGGCACCACCGGCGGGGAACTGTCTCAGCCCCCCGTACTCGACAGCCGCGACGGCAGGCTCTCCGTGGAACTGGTCGCCGCTGTGGGTGCCCGGCTGGCCGGCCGCGACACCGCAGCCCTGGGCTTCGACGGCGACTCCCCCGGCCCGACCCTGCGCGTCCGCCCCGGCGACGAGCTCGCCGTACGGCTCACCAACCGACTCCGCCAGCCGACCAACCTGCACACCCACGGCCTGCGCGTCTCCCCGCAGGGCAACAGCGACAACCCCTTCCTGCGGATCGACGAGCAATAG
- a CDS encoding IS256 family transposase, which translates to MLTVVPGAADADEPHRDGGSLIDELVREGARRMLAEALQAEVDDYIARHVGERDEHGRRLVVRNGTHQPREVLTSAGAVEVTVPRVNDRRTDPQTGERARFSSAILPPWCRKTPKITEVLPLLYLHGLSTSDFVPALGQFLGSTAGLSAPVITKLTETWKAEQRTFAARDLSRADYVYLWADGIHVNIRLEEHKLCLLVLIGVRADGRKELVALADGYRESTESWADLLRDAARRGMRAPVLAVGDGALGFWAALREVFPATREQRCWFHKIANVLGALPKSAHPGAKKALAEIWNAEDRRHALDAVKAFEAAYGAKFPKAVAKITDDVEVLLAVYDFPAEHWIHLRTTNPIESTFATVRHRTKITRGPGSRAAGLAMAFKLIEAAQDRWRAVNGPHLVALVRAGALFVNGKLVERPDDHHQPEAA; encoded by the coding sequence GTGCTCACCGTAGTTCCTGGAGCTGCCGACGCAGATGAACCCCACCGGGACGGCGGCTCGCTGATCGACGAGCTGGTCCGCGAGGGCGCCCGCCGGATGCTCGCCGAGGCTCTGCAGGCCGAGGTCGACGACTACATTGCCCGCCACGTCGGCGAGCGCGACGAGCACGGCCGCCGGCTGGTCGTGCGCAACGGCACCCACCAGCCCCGCGAGGTGCTCACCAGCGCCGGCGCGGTCGAGGTGACCGTGCCGCGGGTGAACGACCGGCGCACCGACCCGCAGACCGGGGAGCGGGCGCGGTTCTCCTCGGCGATCCTGCCGCCCTGGTGCCGCAAGACCCCGAAGATCACCGAAGTGCTGCCGCTGCTCTACCTGCACGGGCTCTCGACCAGCGACTTCGTGCCCGCCCTGGGCCAGTTCCTCGGCTCGACCGCCGGGCTCTCGGCGCCGGTGATCACGAAGCTGACCGAGACCTGGAAGGCCGAACAGCGCACCTTCGCCGCCCGCGACCTGTCCAGAGCCGACTACGTCTACCTGTGGGCCGACGGGATCCACGTCAACATCCGCCTCGAAGAACACAAGCTGTGCCTGCTCGTGCTGATCGGCGTCCGTGCTGACGGGCGCAAGGAGCTCGTCGCGCTGGCCGATGGCTACCGCGAGTCGACCGAGTCCTGGGCGGACCTGCTGCGCGATGCCGCCCGGCGAGGGATGCGCGCCCCGGTCCTCGCGGTCGGAGACGGCGCGCTGGGGTTCTGGGCCGCGCTGCGCGAGGTGTTCCCCGCGACCCGCGAGCAGCGCTGCTGGTTCCACAAGATCGCCAACGTGCTCGGCGCCCTCCCGAAATCCGCGCACCCGGGGGCGAAGAAGGCACTCGCGGAGATCTGGAACGCCGAAGACCGCCGCCACGCCCTCGACGCCGTGAAAGCATTCGAGGCCGCCTACGGGGCGAAATTCCCGAAGGCGGTCGCGAAGATCACCGACGATGTCGAGGTGCTGCTCGCGGTCTACGACTTCCCCGCCGAGCACTGGATCCACCTGCGCACCACGAACCCCATCGAGTCGACCTTCGCCACCGTCCGGCACCGCACGAAGATCACTCGCGGTCCCGGCTCGCGGGCAGCCGGGCTGGCGATGGCGTTCAAGCTCATCGAGGCCGCCCAGGACCGCTGGCGCGCCGTGAACGGCCCACACCTGGTCGCGCTCGTCCGCGCCGGCGCCCTGTTCGTCAACGGCAAGCTCGTCGAACGACCCGACGACCACCACCAACCGGAAGCCGCCTAA
- a CDS encoding multicopper oxidase family protein, which produces MLRIDPGESFDYLYRIPADHPAGTHWYHPHHHGTVADQLYGGLVGGLIVDRGGDVPVTTDRLLLVTDITLDGTGAVVPATATERTVGREGRLLLVNGQYQPTITAAPGATERWRIVNACTSRFLALRLEGHQLDQIALDGSFLPRPTGHDSVVLAPGNRADILVRPQDTGRFTLLTDPYDRGSMMGRSTVGAGSTPLATLITSGPLRGAAPLPAALPAEDPSTAPATRRRTTDFRMGMGGGGMGGGAGMAASVDGRTFDHDRDDQTVTFGSTEEWTVTNSSPLAHPFHIHVWPFTVLATSDDRPTTGTPQDVVIVPPRGWVRLRIPFTTLTGRSVYHCHILDHEDAGMMATVVVA; this is translated from the coding sequence TTGCTCCGGATCGACCCCGGGGAGTCGTTCGACTACCTCTACCGGATCCCCGCCGACCACCCGGCCGGCACCCACTGGTACCACCCGCACCACCACGGCACGGTCGCCGACCAGCTCTACGGCGGACTGGTGGGCGGGTTGATCGTCGACCGTGGGGGTGACGTCCCGGTCACCACGGACCGCCTGCTGCTGGTCACCGACATCACCCTCGACGGCACCGGAGCCGTCGTGCCGGCGACCGCCACCGAACGGACCGTCGGCCGCGAAGGCCGGCTGCTGCTGGTCAACGGGCAGTACCAGCCCACCATCACCGCCGCACCGGGCGCGACCGAGCGCTGGCGGATCGTCAACGCCTGCACGTCCCGGTTCCTGGCCCTGCGCCTCGAGGGCCACCAGCTCGACCAGATCGCCCTGGACGGGTCGTTCCTCCCCCGACCGACCGGCCACGACAGCGTCGTCCTCGCCCCGGGAAACCGCGCCGACATCCTCGTCCGCCCCCAGGACACCGGCCGGTTCACGCTCCTCACCGATCCCTACGACCGCGGCTCCATGATGGGCCGCAGCACCGTCGGCGCCGGGTCGACGCCGCTGGCCACACTGATCACGTCCGGCCCGCTGCGCGGCGCCGCGCCACTTCCGGCCGCGCTCCCGGCAGAGGACCCGTCCACCGCTCCCGCCACCCGGAGACGAACGACGGACTTCCGGATGGGCATGGGCGGCGGGGGCATGGGCGGCGGGGCGGGGATGGCCGCGTCCGTCGACGGACGCACGTTCGACCACGACCGTGACGACCAGACCGTCACCTTCGGCAGCACCGAGGAATGGACCGTCACCAACTCCAGCCCGCTCGCCCACCCGTTCCACATCCACGTGTGGCCGTTCACCGTCCTCGCCACCAGCGACGACCGCCCCACCACCGGCACACCGCAGGACGTCGTGATCGTCCCGCCCCGCGGCTGGGTGCGGCTACGGATCCCGTTCACCACCCTCACCGGACGCAGCGTCTACCACTGCCACATCCTCGACCACGAGGACGCCGGGATGATGGCCACCGTGGTGGTCGCCTGA
- a CDS encoding peroxiredoxin yields MSLHLGDTAPDFAVESTRGPIRFHEWLGDSWGMLFSHPADFTPVCTTELGAVARLGPEFRARGVKVIGLSVDSVESHLRWEGDVGETQGTPVDFPMIADVDRTVSELYDMIHPGASATSTVRTVFVVGPDKTIRLILTYPMSTGRNFAEILRAIDSLQLTDAYPVATPADWQPGEDVIVGLGVDEEDAARLFPHHRVVKPYLRLTGSPDRAPASA; encoded by the coding sequence ATGAGCCTGCACCTGGGGGACACCGCCCCCGACTTCGCCGTCGAGTCCACCCGTGGCCCGATCCGTTTCCACGAGTGGCTCGGCGATTCGTGGGGGATGTTGTTCTCCCATCCGGCCGACTTCACGCCGGTGTGTACGACCGAACTGGGCGCCGTCGCCCGCCTCGGCCCGGAGTTCAGGGCGCGCGGGGTCAAGGTCATCGGCCTGTCTGTCGACTCGGTCGAGTCGCACCTGCGCTGGGAGGGCGACGTCGGCGAGACCCAGGGCACGCCGGTCGACTTCCCGATGATCGCCGACGTCGACCGGACCGTGTCGGAGCTCTACGACATGATCCACCCGGGTGCGAGTGCGACGTCTACGGTGCGCACCGTGTTCGTCGTCGGACCGGACAAGACGATCCGTCTCATCCTGACCTACCCGATGTCCACCGGTCGCAACTTCGCCGAGATCCTGCGCGCCATCGACAGCCTCCAGCTCACCGACGCCTACCCGGTCGCGACGCCCGCGGACTGGCAACCCGGCGAGGACGTGATCGTCGGGCTGGGCGTCGACGAGGAGGATGCCGCGAGGCTGTTCCCCCACCATCGCGTCGTGAAGCCCTATCTGCGTCTGACCGGCAGTCCCGACCGCGCTCCGGCGTCCGCCTGA
- the trxA gene encoding thioredoxin produces MSTIELTTENFTDTVEHGGIVLLDFWASWCGPCRMFAPVFEKAAGKHDDVVFGKVDTEAQTELARTFGISSIPTLMAIRDGVVLYSQPGALPESALEQLIEQVRGVDMDDVRRAVAEQPGN; encoded by the coding sequence ATGTCGACGATCGAACTGACCACCGAGAACTTCACCGACACCGTCGAGCACGGCGGGATCGTGCTCCTCGACTTCTGGGCGTCGTGGTGCGGTCCGTGCCGCATGTTCGCCCCCGTCTTCGAGAAGGCGGCCGGCAAGCACGACGACGTCGTGTTCGGCAAGGTCGACACCGAGGCCCAGACCGAGCTCGCCCGGACGTTCGGCATCTCCTCGATCCCGACGCTGATGGCCATCCGCGACGGGGTCGTGTTGTACTCCCAGCCCGGGGCGCTGCCCGAGTCGGCACTGGAACAGCTCATCGAGCAGGTCCGGGGCGTCGACATGGACGACGTCCGGCGCGCGGTCGCCGAACAGCCCGGGAACTGA
- a CDS encoding carboxymuconolactone decarboxylase family protein, which translates to MGEAAARQREARLLGRELRRAIPDTYEAYAQLYGAVLEPGALSAGVKELIALAIAVTKECDGCIAAHADGAARSGATADEVAEAMGVAILMNGGPATVYGPRAYAAFREFAAATAPHRTTACADHDAPSPANA; encoded by the coding sequence ATGGGAGAAGCCGCCGCACGGCAACGGGAGGCGCGCCTGCTCGGGCGCGAACTGCGCCGGGCGATACCCGACACCTACGAGGCCTATGCGCAGCTGTACGGCGCCGTGCTCGAACCAGGCGCGCTGAGCGCGGGCGTCAAGGAGCTGATCGCGCTCGCCATCGCCGTGACGAAAGAGTGCGACGGCTGTATCGCCGCTCATGCCGACGGGGCTGCACGCAGTGGCGCGACGGCCGACGAGGTCGCCGAGGCGATGGGTGTCGCCATCCTGATGAACGGCGGACCCGCCACTGTGTACGGGCCCCGCGCCTACGCCGCGTTCCGCGAGTTCGCGGCAGCTACCGCCCCGCACCGGACCACAGCCTGCGCAGATCACGACGCACCGTCGCCGGCCAATGCCTGA
- a CDS encoding sulfite exporter TauE/SafE family protein, with translation MTVLAAALGLLMGLVVGALGGGGGVLTVPLLVYVLGLTAQSATTSSIIIVGITALVGTLARLRGDRIDWRTGLTFGALGIPAAFLGTLLNRHVDQRVLLLAFAAVTVLTAIAMLVNSRSGRRKPEESAGEPFPSARPDGSVSTAVRLPVRVPTRRRRLLVTATKIVLSGLVVGFMTGFLGVGGGFLVVPALVIILRMPMSHAVGTSLLIITLNAVSSMASRVGAPLDLDWRIVVPFTLLSVVGSFLGKRVADKLSGDTLTRSFAVMLILVGGFVAVQALGVF, from the coding sequence ATGACGGTCCTCGCAGCTGCGCTCGGCCTGCTCATGGGCCTGGTCGTCGGCGCGCTCGGCGGAGGCGGCGGGGTGCTGACCGTCCCGTTGCTGGTCTACGTCCTCGGACTCACCGCGCAGAGCGCGACGACCAGCAGCATCATCATCGTCGGCATCACCGCACTCGTCGGCACCCTGGCCCGCCTGCGCGGGGACCGCATCGACTGGCGCACCGGACTGACCTTCGGGGCGCTCGGCATCCCCGCCGCGTTCCTCGGCACCCTGCTCAACCGGCACGTCGACCAGCGCGTGCTGCTCCTGGCCTTCGCCGCGGTCACCGTGCTCACCGCCATCGCCATGCTGGTCAACAGCCGCTCCGGTCGCCGCAAGCCCGAGGAGTCGGCCGGCGAGCCGTTCCCCTCGGCGCGGCCGGACGGCTCTGTGTCGACCGCCGTCCGCCTCCCGGTGCGGGTGCCCACCCGGCGCAGGCGACTGCTCGTCACCGCGACCAAGATCGTGCTGAGCGGTCTCGTCGTCGGCTTCATGACCGGGTTCCTCGGCGTCGGCGGCGGGTTCCTCGTCGTCCCGGCACTGGTGATCATCCTGCGCATGCCCATGTCGCACGCCGTCGGCACCTCGTTGCTGATCATCACCCTCAACGCGGTGTCCTCGATGGCGTCCCGGGTCGGTGCCCCGCTGGACCTGGACTGGCGGATCGTCGTGCCCTTCACCCTGCTCTCCGTCGTCGGCAGCTTCCTGGGCAAGCGGGTCGCGGACAAGCTCTCCGGCGACACCCTCACCAGGAGCTTCGCCGTCATGCTGATCCTGGTCGGTGGCTTCGTCGCCGTGCAGGCCCTCGGGGTGTTCTGA
- a CDS encoding rhodanese-like domain-containing protein, giving the protein MTAQEMAVRGALLLDVREPDEWRTGHIADAVHLPLGDLQPASVPRDRTVIAVCRSGNRSGKAAVALAAAGVDVRNMAGGMKAWADAGLPITTDDGTPGAVG; this is encoded by the coding sequence ATGACCGCGCAGGAGATGGCCGTGCGCGGCGCCCTACTCCTCGACGTCCGCGAGCCCGACGAGTGGCGTACCGGGCACATTGCCGACGCCGTCCACCTGCCCCTGGGTGACCTGCAGCCGGCGTCGGTCCCGCGCGACCGGACCGTGATCGCGGTGTGTCGCTCGGGCAACCGGTCGGGCAAGGCGGCCGTCGCTCTCGCCGCCGCCGGGGTCGACGTCCGCAACATGGCCGGCGGGATGAAGGCCTGGGCCGACGCCGGACTCCCGATCACCACCGACGACGGCACGCCGGGCGCGGTCGGCTGA
- a CDS encoding NAD(P)/FAD-dependent oxidoreductase, with translation MARHKIVIVGGGSAGLTVAARLKRQGQTDVAVVDPASTHYYQPLWTLVGGGRAPVEASARSQSAVMPKGVTWIRRAAVGVDPDAKQVALDDGSHVDYEYLVMCPGIQLDWEKITGLGQTLGRDGVSSNYLYELAPATWKFIRDTRSGTAVFTMPAGPIKCAGAPQKIAYLAADYWREQGVLDKMDIHLVLPTPGMFGVKEFSDILVGVANRYGITVHLQSEAISVNPDAREVTIADRANDTEATLGYDVMHMVPPQSAPDWVKKSPLADPANPAGYVEIDKHTMQHTRYPDVFALGDAGSSPNSKTGAAIRKQAPVVVANLVDVMAGRAPSARYGGYASCPLTTSRHAMLLAEFDYSMKPTPSIPVIDTIKERRDMWYLKRYGLPALYWQGMLRGVA, from the coding sequence ATGGCTCGACACAAGATCGTCATCGTCGGTGGGGGCAGTGCCGGACTCACCGTCGCCGCCCGCCTGAAGCGTCAGGGCCAGACCGACGTCGCCGTCGTCGACCCGGCGTCGACGCACTACTACCAGCCGCTGTGGACGCTCGTCGGTGGCGGTCGGGCGCCCGTCGAGGCCAGTGCGAGATCGCAGTCGGCGGTGATGCCCAAGGGCGTGACGTGGATCCGGCGCGCCGCGGTCGGGGTCGACCCCGACGCGAAGCAGGTCGCCCTCGACGACGGCTCGCACGTCGACTACGAGTACCTGGTCATGTGTCCGGGGATCCAGCTCGACTGGGAGAAGATCACCGGGCTCGGGCAGACCCTCGGGCGTGACGGGGTGTCGAGCAACTACCTCTACGAACTCGCCCCGGCGACGTGGAAGTTCATCCGGGACACGCGCTCGGGCACGGCGGTCTTCACCATGCCGGCCGGGCCGATCAAGTGTGCGGGAGCGCCGCAGAAGATCGCCTACCTCGCTGCCGACTACTGGCGCGAGCAGGGCGTGCTGGACAAGATGGACATCCACCTCGTGCTCCCCACCCCGGGGATGTTCGGCGTCAAGGAGTTCTCCGACATCCTGGTCGGGGTGGCGAACCGCTACGGCATCACGGTGCACCTGCAGAGCGAGGCGATCAGCGTCAACCCCGACGCGCGGGAGGTCACCATCGCGGACCGCGCGAACGACACCGAGGCCACGCTCGGTTACGACGTCATGCACATGGTCCCGCCGCAGTCCGCGCCGGACTGGGTGAAGAAGAGCCCGCTCGCCGACCCGGCCAACCCGGCCGGCTACGTCGAGATCGACAAGCACACCATGCAGCACACCCGGTACCCGGACGTGTTCGCCCTGGGCGACGCCGGGTCCAGTCCGAACTCCAAGACCGGCGCCGCGATCCGCAAGCAGGCCCCGGTCGTCGTCGCCAACCTGGTCGACGTCATGGCCGGCCGGGCGCCCTCGGCCCGCTACGGCGGCTACGCGTCCTGTCCGCTCACCACGTCCCGGCACGCGATGCTGCTCGCCGAGTTCGACTATTCGATGAAGCCGACGCCGTCGATCCCGGTGATCGACACCATCAAGGAGCGGCGCGACATGTGGTACCTCAAGCGCTACGGCCTCCCGGCGCTCTACTGGCAGGGGATGCTGCGCGGCGTCGCATGA